Below is a genomic region from Streptomyces sp. RPA4-2.
TGCCGGTCCGGCCGGCCCCGCCGCCGTCGAGGCCGCGGAGGAGCAGGACGAGTTCGACGTCATCCTCACGGGTGCCGGCGAGAAGAAGATCCAGGTCATCAAGGTCGTGCGTGAGCTGACCTCGCTGGGCCTGAAGGAGGCCAAGGACCTCGTCGACGGCGCTCCGAAGCCCGTCCTCGAGAAGGTCGCCAAGGAGGCCGCCGAGAAGGCTGCCGAGTCCCTCAAGGGCGCCGGCGCCTCCGTCGAGGTCAAGTAGTCCCAGGAGCCCGCTGAGGGCTCCCTCGCGAGCTGTCACAGTCGCCCGCGTGGCGCTGTAACGCTGACGCACCGAGGAGCGATCACCCAACTGGGTGGTCGCTCTTCGGCGTTCATGGGGTCCGGCAGCGGCTGCCTTGCACTGTGGTTCGCGACGAGTATGGTGATCTTCGTTGTGCCTCCGGCCGAGCCCGTGACGGGCTGCAAGACGGGCTGCAAGACAGGTTGCACGTGACGATCGCGGCACTTGCTTTGGGCATGGGGGGCCTTGACGAACGGCACGCAGCGCGCAATTCTCAGGACGCGTCGTCACAACGATCCGGATCCGAGGCATGGATCGGCGACGAAGAGGGCAGTATCGATGTGCATTGAGGGCGTGGCTTGCCGCAGGTGTTGACGACAACGAGGGTCTCAGAAAACCGGGACTGGACATCAGTGGGCCTAGTGGCTACACTGACCCTTTGCGCTGCCTGTTAGCTGCCTCCTGCCCGTCACCAGGGGCATGCCCTCGCTTGAGCACCGACGACCGGATTATCTCTGACCTGGCCTTTTAGGCTGAGTCGGGAACAGTCTGTCTCTGTGCCCCTGTGGGGGGCCGGTACGCGCGTAGTGAGTCCGAGCCCTCGGAAGGACCCCCTCTTGGCCGCCTCGCGCACTGCCTCGACCGCGAATACGAACAACGGCGCCAGCACCGCCCCGCTGCGCATCTCCTTTGCAAAGATCAAGGAGCCCCTCGAGGTTCCGAACCTTCTTGCGCTGCAAACCGAGAGCTTCGACTGGCTGCTCGGAAACGAAGCGTGGAAGGCTCGTGTCGAGGCGGCTCTGGACAGCGGACAGGACGTCCCCACGAAGTCCGGTCTGGAGGAGATCTTCGAGGAGATCTCCCCGATCGAGGACTTCTCCGGGTCGATGTCGCTGACGTTCCGCGACCACCGCTTCGAGCCCCCGAAGAACTCCATCGACGAGTGCAAGGACCGCGACTTCACGTACGCGGCCCCGCTCTTCGTCACCGCCGAGTTCACCAACAACGAGACCGGCGAGATCAAGTCCCAGACGGTCTTCATGGGCGACTTCCCGCTCATGACCAACAAGGGCACCTTCGTCATCAACGGCACCGAGCGTGTCGTGGTGTCCCAGCTGGTC
It encodes:
- the rplL gene encoding 50S ribosomal protein L7/L12, encoding MAKLSQEELLAQFENLTLIELSEFVKAFEEKFDVTAAAAVAVAGPAGPAAVEAAEEQDEFDVILTGAGEKKIQVIKVVRELTSLGLKEAKDLVDGAPKPVLEKVAKEAAEKAAESLKGAGASVEVK